Proteins encoded by one window of Enterococcus faecalis:
- a CDS encoding type I restriction-modification system subunit M — protein MGAELNQKLFSAADNLRSKMDASEYKNYLLGLIFYKYLSDRLLEQVVLLADESLEEYDTVSKQTMLYRELLSDEESKEDLIATIVDILGYAISPEYLFNVLADQAKQATFQLNDLNKAFVQLASTYNQFNGLFDDVDLQSKKLGTDEQQRNVTITEVIKKLNDVEVLGHDGDVIGDAYEFLISQFASEAGKKAGEFYTPHMVSDMMAQIVTLDQKERRFFSVFDPTMGSGSLMLNVRNYLTHPDNVKYHGQELNTTTYNLAKMNLILHGVDAEEMNLRNGDTLNKDWPTDEPYTFDAVVMNPPYSANWSADTTFLDDSRFNRYGKLAPKSKADFAFLLHGFYHLKETGTMAIVLPHGVLFRGAAEGVIRQKLLEDGSIYAVIGMPANLFFGTSIPTTVIVLKKNRQNRDVLFIDASREFVKGKNQNKLSEENIQKILENYAERKDVEKYAHLATFDEIKENDYNLNIPRYVDTFEEEEPIDMVHVGNDIKKIRQEQQVLEKELLEAISSLQTTPENEAWLQGALEVFKHE, from the coding sequence TTGGGTGCAGAATTAAATCAAAAATTATTTAGTGCGGCAGATAATCTCCGTAGCAAAATGGATGCGTCAGAATATAAAAATTATTTATTGGGACTGATTTTCTATAAATATTTATCCGACCGTTTGTTGGAACAAGTGGTTCTTTTAGCAGATGAATCCTTAGAGGAATATGATACGGTAAGCAAACAAACGATGTTGTATCGCGAATTACTTTCAGATGAAGAATCAAAAGAAGATCTGATTGCAACAATCGTTGATATTTTGGGGTATGCGATTTCGCCAGAGTATCTTTTCAACGTCTTAGCGGATCAAGCAAAACAAGCAACGTTCCAATTGAATGATCTAAACAAAGCCTTTGTGCAATTGGCATCTACCTACAATCAATTTAATGGGTTATTTGATGATGTGGATCTCCAATCAAAAAAACTAGGAACAGATGAGCAACAACGAAATGTGACGATTACCGAAGTCATTAAGAAATTGAATGACGTGGAAGTTTTAGGTCACGATGGGGACGTGATCGGGGATGCTTATGAATTTCTGATCAGTCAATTTGCTTCAGAAGCAGGGAAGAAAGCCGGAGAATTTTACACGCCTCATATGGTTTCTGATATGATGGCACAAATCGTGACGTTGGATCAAAAAGAACGACGATTCTTTAGTGTTTTTGATCCAACCATGGGTTCAGGTTCATTGATGTTAAATGTGCGTAACTACTTAACTCACCCAGATAACGTTAAATATCATGGGCAAGAATTAAATACAACGACATACAATCTAGCAAAAATGAACTTGATTTTACATGGGGTAGATGCCGAAGAAATGAATCTCCGCAATGGGGATACGTTGAATAAGGATTGGCCAACAGATGAACCTTACACATTTGATGCAGTAGTAATGAACCCACCTTATTCGGCTAATTGGTCAGCAGATACGACCTTCTTAGACGATTCTCGGTTTAATCGTTATGGAAAATTAGCGCCAAAATCCAAAGCAGATTTTGCGTTTCTTCTTCATGGTTTCTATCATTTGAAGGAAACAGGGACTATGGCCATCGTCTTGCCACACGGAGTTTTATTCCGTGGCGCTGCAGAAGGAGTCATTCGTCAAAAATTATTAGAAGATGGCAGTATTTACGCCGTGATTGGTATGCCTGCGAACTTGTTCTTTGGTACGTCGATTCCAACGACGGTGATTGTATTGAAAAAGAACCGCCAAAATCGAGATGTATTATTCATTGACGCTAGTCGAGAATTTGTCAAAGGAAAAAATCAGAATAAATTATCGGAAGAAAACATTCAAAAAATCCTCGAAAACTACGCTGAAAGAAAAGATGTCGAGAAATACGCTCATTTGGCAACCTTTGATGAAATCAAAGAAAATGACTATAACTTAAATATCCCACGCTATGTAGATACGTTTGAAGAAGAAGAACCAATTGATATGGTTCATGTCGGAAATGACATCAAGAAGATACGACAAGAACAGCAAGTGCTAGAAAAAGAACTTTTAGAAGCTATCTCTTCCCTGCAAACAACACCTGAAAATGAAGCGTGGTTACAAGGTGCGCTGGAGGTGTTTAAGCATGAGTAA
- a CDS encoding zinc ribbon domain-containing protein yields the protein MYCRKCGKEITNESKYCQFCGALQETDETTGTDTVKKSTEQTINEMKEQIVHGQETGKLYLIIGWISMVVSLAFIPVVFGAVAVIMGYLYREKDEQMGTILMIAGVAGAIFGVLLGMSMSY from the coding sequence ATGTATTGTAGAAAATGTGGTAAAGAAATAACAAATGAAAGTAAGTATTGCCAGTTTTGCGGAGCATTACAAGAAACAGATGAGACAACCGGAACAGACACAGTAAAGAAAAGTACTGAGCAGACAATTAATGAAATGAAGGAACAAATCGTACATGGACAAGAGACAGGGAAGCTGTATTTGATTATTGGTTGGATTTCTATGGTAGTATCATTAGCATTTATTCCTGTGGTATTTGGTGCTGTTGCTGTTATTATGGGTTACTTATATCGAGAGAAAGATGAACAAATGGGTACGATTTTGATGATAGCAGGGGTAGCTGGAGCCATCTTTGGTGTACTATTGGGGATGTCAATGAGTTACTGA
- a CDS encoding helix-turn-helix transcriptional regulator yields the protein MKKVSNLSRYRKEKGLSQTELAKKMNVTQQCVSSWQTGRTIPKPYQMKMLSEILSVPINELFSDVFNKVNS from the coding sequence ATGAAAAAAGTAAGTAATCTCAGCCGATACAGAAAAGAAAAAGGACTTTCCCAAACTGAGTTAGCCAAAAAAATGAATGTTACACAGCAATGTGTAAGTTCGTGGCAAACAGGGAGAACGATTCCTAAACCCTATCAAATGAAAATGCTTTCTGAGATATTAAGTGTACCAATAAATGAGCTGTTTTCTGATGTATTTAATAAAGTAAACAGTTAG
- a CDS encoding helix-turn-helix domain-containing protein, producing MKQKQYAKVIREKRKALGWTQKELAKKIFSTQQAVARWENSVTEPNLDSLTALSRALGTPVSHFLDNVDIDYEEEFLALYRSLSTEDAIRTIDYMKLLKRQENERNQLLKD from the coding sequence ATGAAACAGAAGCAATATGCAAAGGTCATTAGAGAAAAGCGAAAAGCACTCGGGTGGACACAAAAAGAATTAGCTAAAAAAATCTTCTCTACACAACAGGCAGTAGCAAGATGGGAAAATTCTGTAACAGAACCTAACCTCGATAGCTTAACAGCTCTTTCTAGAGCCCTAGGAACCCCTGTAAGCCATTTTCTAGACAATGTTGACATAGATTATGAGGAAGAGTTTTTGGCTCTCTATCGCTCTCTTAGTACTGAAGATGCAATTCGAACAATTGACTATATGAAGCTATTAAAAAGGCAAGAAAATGAACGCAATCAGCTATTGAAAGATTGA
- a CDS encoding helix-turn-helix domain-containing protein: MSLQIIDSIVSIQVEQQVKEIITVLKPMLEDIISGVTLEYMDYQQASEYLGVSVGTIRKYVSQYGLPVIKIDTVIRFKKSDIDSFMERYKG; encoded by the coding sequence ATGTCTCTACAAATCATTGATAGCATTGTTTCTATACAAGTTGAACAACAAGTGAAAGAGATAATTACAGTGCTAAAGCCTATGCTAGAAGACATTATTTCTGGAGTCACTCTAGAGTATATGGACTATCAGCAGGCAAGTGAATATCTAGGTGTATCAGTAGGAACGATTAGAAAATATGTTTCTCAATACGGGTTACCTGTTATAAAAATTGATACGGTCATTAGATTTAAAAAATCTGATATTGATAGTTTCATGGAACGGTATAAAGGTTGA
- a CDS encoding helix-turn-helix transcriptional regulator translates to MIKRPPINYLERKKILGTKIKAIRKSKKLTQPAFGLMINNGQLIDKKTIYEWEKGTYLPIPERLSRIADLGNMSIEELVCGNVEEYILGIILYRDSIVLDGITFPDKNLFQHLRQQFPPVHSNLDTWLDRYSKLEPEMQEFIANKTCNKVKNEKISLFNILKIEELFINAIVEEFDNNILFLTSSIEELLERMVNEWLPIQLKDMSYPEEAVREITDNINKLEQTISSIGKKYTKKKMKGGDTI, encoded by the coding sequence ATGATAAAACGTCCACCAATAAATTATTTAGAACGAAAAAAGATACTCGGAACAAAAATAAAAGCTATAAGAAAGAGTAAAAAATTAACACAACCAGCATTTGGTCTTATGATTAACAACGGTCAATTAATTGACAAAAAAACTATCTACGAATGGGAGAAGGGAACCTATTTACCAATACCAGAGCGATTATCCCGAATTGCTGATTTGGGAAATATGAGTATAGAGGAGTTAGTTTGTGGCAATGTAGAAGAATATATTTTGGGAATTATTCTTTATAGAGATAGCATTGTACTAGATGGTATAACATTTCCAGATAAAAACCTGTTCCAGCATCTTCGTCAACAGTTCCCACCAGTACACTCTAATTTAGATACATGGCTGGATAGATATTCCAAATTAGAACCAGAGATGCAAGAATTTATTGCTAACAAGACTTGTAATAAAGTTAAAAATGAAAAAATTAGTCTTTTCAATATCTTAAAAATAGAAGAATTATTCATCAATGCTATTGTAGAAGAATTTGACAATAACATTCTTTTCCTCACTAGCAGTATAGAAGAACTACTAGAAAGAATGGTAAATGAATGGCTACCTATTCAATTGAAAGACATGTCTTATCCCGAAGAAGCTGTGAGAGAAATTACTGATAATATAAACAAGCTAGAACAAACGATTTCATCAATTGGGAAAAAATACACTAAGAAAAAAATGAAGGGAGGTGATACCATCTAG
- a CDS encoding tyrosine-type recombinase/integrase, with protein sequence MAKISKYKKKNGQVAWMYKGHIATDPRTGEKINTTRRGFSSKQEAQKDYDEYRHQILYGVKKKAPDMTFEDLYNEWITHQRTSVKASTIAISVRYANNQVLPAFGKLKLSNISVPYCQKVVDEWHSKYESYDYMRKQTAQILRYGVAMQYIDNNPMEKTLLPRKKEYEKNRKFYSKEELNNLLDAFKDFGNMKQYAFFRLLAYTGMRKSEVLALQWKDIDTFNKELHVNKTLAVDEFGKVIIQSPKTRASRRVISLDTETLSILNNWKLQQKEEYLKLGYNTSSKEQHVFTTVKNTLYIPNTVNDWLRYILKKYNLPRITPHGFRHTHASLLLEAGESVKVVQQRLGHENSKVTLDIYAHITNNAPKKTGQDFADMMAHQ encoded by the coding sequence ATGGCAAAAATATCAAAGTACAAAAAGAAAAACGGTCAAGTGGCGTGGATGTATAAAGGACACATTGCCACCGATCCACGAACTGGTGAAAAAATAAATACTACGAGAAGAGGTTTTAGTAGCAAACAAGAAGCTCAAAAAGATTATGACGAGTACAGACATCAAATATTATACGGTGTTAAAAAGAAAGCACCTGATATGACATTTGAAGACCTGTATAATGAATGGATAACTCATCAGCGTACCAGTGTTAAAGCTTCAACAATCGCAATCTCAGTAAGATACGCAAATAATCAAGTACTTCCAGCATTTGGTAAGCTTAAACTATCGAATATCTCTGTCCCATATTGTCAAAAAGTGGTAGATGAATGGCACAGTAAATATGAAAGTTACGATTATATGAGAAAACAGACTGCACAAATTTTACGCTACGGGGTTGCAATGCAATATATTGACAATAATCCTATGGAAAAAACACTTCTTCCACGAAAAAAAGAGTATGAGAAAAATCGTAAATTTTACTCAAAAGAGGAGCTTAATAATTTACTGGATGCTTTTAAAGATTTTGGTAACATGAAACAATACGCCTTCTTCAGATTATTGGCATACACAGGTATGAGAAAGAGTGAAGTACTCGCTTTACAGTGGAAAGACATAGACACGTTTAATAAAGAACTACATGTCAATAAAACTCTTGCTGTAGATGAATTTGGTAAAGTTATAATTCAATCTCCGAAAACAAGAGCTTCTAGACGAGTTATCTCTTTAGATACTGAGACTCTTTCTATCCTCAACAACTGGAAATTACAGCAAAAAGAAGAGTATTTAAAACTTGGATACAATACTAGCTCTAAAGAGCAACATGTTTTTACAACAGTTAAAAACACTCTATACATTCCAAACACTGTTAATGATTGGTTAAGATATATTTTGAAAAAATATAACTTGCCTCGTATTACACCTCATGGGTTTAGACATACACATGCTAGTTTATTATTAGAAGCAGGAGAATCTGTCAAGGTAGTTCAACAACGATTAGGGCATGAAAATAGTAAAGTGACATTAGACATCTATGCACATATTACAAATAATGCACCTAAGAAAACAGGTCAAGACTTTGCTGATATGATGGCTCATCAGTAA